Proteins encoded within one genomic window of Tabrizicola piscis:
- a CDS encoding sulfurtransferase TusA family protein yields the protein MADWDDMVDCEGLLCPLPVLRARKRLLSLAPGTVLCIRATDAMALIDLPHFCAEAGHAYLGARAEGAVTLHLIRRA from the coding sequence ATGGCCGACTGGGATGACATGGTGGATTGCGAGGGGCTCCTGTGCCCCCTGCCGGTGCTACGCGCGCGCAAACGCCTGCTGTCGCTGGCACCCGGGACGGTGCTGTGCATCCGGGCCACCGATGCGATGGCGCTGATCGACCTACCGCATTTCTGCGCCGAGGCGGGCCATGCCTACCTCGGCGCGCGGGCAGAGGGTGCCGTCACCCTCCACCTGATCCGCAGGGCTTAG
- a CDS encoding cytochrome c biogenesis CcdA family protein, translated as MFGIEIIDAALLPAMAVSLLAGVLSFLSPCVLPIVPPYLAYMGGISMGEMTAGGQARRRVILPALFFVMGLSTIFLLLGFTASAFGSFVLQNQLLLARISGIIIIIFGLHFVGVFRIGILDREMRMDAGDRGGSAMGAYVLGLAFAFGWTPCIGPQLGAILSLAAQEGSTQRGTLLLGVYALGLGLPFLLAAIFVERSMTLMTRLKRHMRVIEKVMGALLLVVGLALVTGAFTDFSYWMLETYEVLGLPLPG; from the coding sequence ATGTTCGGAATCGAGATCATCGACGCTGCCTTGCTGCCCGCGATGGCTGTCTCGCTGCTGGCGGGTGTCCTGTCGTTCCTTTCACCTTGCGTTTTGCCGATCGTGCCGCCCTATCTGGCCTATATGGGCGGGATTTCGATGGGTGAGATGACGGCCGGTGGTCAGGCGCGGCGTCGGGTGATCCTGCCGGCGCTGTTCTTTGTCATGGGGCTTTCGACGATCTTCCTGCTTCTGGGCTTTACCGCCTCGGCCTTCGGAAGTTTCGTCTTGCAGAACCAACTGCTACTGGCGCGGATTTCCGGGATCATCATCATCATCTTCGGGCTGCATTTTGTGGGTGTCTTCCGCATCGGCATTCTGGACCGGGAAATGCGGATGGATGCGGGCGACCGGGGTGGGTCGGCGATGGGGGCCTATGTGCTGGGGCTGGCTTTCGCCTTTGGGTGGACGCCCTGCATCGGCCCGCAGCTGGGCGCGATCCTGAGCCTTGCGGCGCAGGAGGGCAGCACCCAGCGCGGGACGTTGCTGCTGGGCGTCTATGCGCTGGGGCTTGGCCTGCCGTTCCTGCTGGCTGCGATCTTTGTGGAACGGTCGATGACGCTGATGACTCGGCTGAAGCGGCACATGCGGGTGATCGAAAAGGTGATGGGCGCGCTTCTTCTGGTTGTTGGCCTTGCGTTGGTGACCGGGGCGTTTACCGATTTCAGCTATTGGATGCTGGAAACCTACGAGGTGTTGGGGTTGCCACTGCCGGGCTGA